A window from Mangifera indica cultivar Alphonso chromosome 2, CATAS_Mindica_2.1, whole genome shotgun sequence encodes these proteins:
- the LOC123208298 gene encoding probable disease resistance protein At1g61310 isoform X3 has product MFDVAGSIGSAVSPILEVGQWLAFPIWRQFKYLYNCTTNLKNLEEEVKKLKNTKEEVQHKVDAAERNVEKIKQNVKDWQNGVEKTIIEAEKLIKEKENNPRCFKGLCPNFVIHYKHSKKSFKLKQNEIDPLLQQEKELGPVSFPTTPPEIWLRSNEDYLAFKSRNSTVNNVWDALNDENVYMIGVYGMGGIGKTTLVQELGRKAEKDKLFEEIVFVEVTESPDRKKIQTVIADNLGLKFENEREMTKKLFQE; this is encoded by the exons atgtttgatGTTGCGGGGAGTATTGGGAGTGCAGTGAGTCCTATCCTCGAAGTTGGCCAGTGGTTGGCTTTTCCAATTTGGCGTCAATTTAAGTACTTGTACAATTGCACTACCAATTTGAAAAATCTTGAAGAGGAAGTTAAGAAGCTGAAGAACACAAAAGAAGAAGTGCAGCATAAAGTTGATGCTGCCGAAAGAAATGTGGAAAAGATCAAACAGAATGTTAAGGACTGGCAGAATGGTGTGGAGAAGACGATTATTGAAGCAGAGAAGTTgattaaagagaaagaaaacaaccCACGATGTTTCAAGGGATTGTGCCCCAACTTCGTCATTCACTACAAACACagcaaaaaatcattcaaattaaagcaGAATGAGATTGATCCACTCCTacagcaagaaaaggaattggGTCCGGTTTCCTTTCCTACTACTCCACCAGAGATATGGCTTAGATCTAACGAAGATTATTTGGCTTTTAAATCAAGAAACTCTACTGTTAATAATGTATGGGATGCtttaaatgatgagaatgtgTACATGATTGGTGTTTACGGGATGGGTGGTATTGGGAAGACCACTCTTGTGCAGGAACTTGGTAGGAAAGCTGAGAAGGATAAACTCTTTGAGGAGATTGTTTTTGTAGAg GTAACAGAATCTCCTGATAGAAAAAAGATTCAAACAGTAATTGCAGACAACTTGGGTCTGAAATTCGAAAACGAAAGAGAAATGACTAAGAAGTTATTTCAAGAATGA
- the LOC123208298 gene encoding probable disease resistance protein At4g27220 isoform X2 has protein sequence MKDKNILLIVDNIWEPLDLTTTFGIAFGAACGRNKLLLTTRNLDVLERMGSTKNFRMGILNEEEAWILLTKMTGNVIRTRELHSLPNDVCKECGGLPIIICTIAKALKNKSHPSVWKVALQELKAPSPTKFTGFLGKEYAKIALSYEYLRDDELKKTFLISSLLGNNSSISELFRHVVCLDILEGTNLTMEDARDRLDKLVRDLKDACLLFDGLRSEQFAMHDVIRDVALTIAYVDHHVFTMRNDVEREWKEGDKLKKCTKISSPYSSIIISKLLPNDLGCPNLEYFYMWNSLFKNSCSTSRRASL, from the exons ATGAAGGACAAGAATATCCTTTTAATTGTAGATAATATATGGGAACCTCTAGATTTGACAACAACATTTGGAATTGCTTTTGGAGCTGCTTGTGGGAGAAATAAACTACTGCTTACAACAAGAAACCTAGATGTGCTAGAGAGGATGGGTTCCACAAAGAATTTCAGAATGGGCattttaaatgaagaagaagcatGGATCCTACTTACCAAAATGACAG GTAATGTTATTCGGACTCGTGAATTGCATTCTCTACCAAATGATGTCTGTAAAGAATGCGGAGGATTACCTATTATCATTTGTACAATAgcaaaagcattaaaaaacaaGAGTCATCCATCTGTTTGGAAGGTTGCATTGCAAGAACTAAAAGCACCTTCACCAACAAAGTTCACAGGATTCCTAGGAAAGGAATACGCGAAGATTGCCTTAAGTTATGAGTATTTAAGGGATGATGAACTTAAGAAAACTTTTTTAATATCTAGTCTATTGGGAAATAATTCTTCTATTTCAGAATTATTTAGACATGTTGTGTGTTTGGATATACTTGAAGGGACTAACTTAACAATGGAAGACGCACGAGATAGACTAGATAAATTGGTTCGCGACCTCAAAGATGCTTGTTTGTTATTTGATGGGTTAAGAAGTGAACAATTTGCTATGCATGATGTTATTCGTGATGTTGCCTTAACAATTGCATATGTCGATCACCATGTGTTTACAATGAGAAATGACGTTGAACGAGAATGGAAGGAAGGAGATAAACTAAAGAAATGCACAAAAATCTCTTCACCTTATAGTAGTATCATTATTAGTAAGCTTTTGCCAAATGATTTGGGTTGTCCAAATCTAGAATATTTCTATATGTGGAACTCTTTGTTCAAAAACTCTTGTTCAACATCCCGAAGGGCTTCTTTATAG
- the LOC123208298 gene encoding disease resistance protein RUN1-like isoform X1: MPKLKVLNLFGLQQSSLPSSIDLLRNLQTLCLDYSKVKDFTIIGRLKTLKVLSLQNSVIEEFPIEMSQLTQLRLLDLSNCWKLEGMPTNVISQLSQLEDFFLKGCPIKWKYEELAELKLLSKLTSLELDIKDNNVLPRDFFSKELKRYKISVGDWFFRYPIKSNLVENLRILKFQSNSTVSLEEICGIKKVEVLCIAKSSNDAKDLDETLMRPLFNEKINSNLKVFEWIDGREKRRICWQSQSKTLTICNTNIPIGLLKRFYNLKKLELFEIQNKEIKGLFDLRDLEVLHVLSCHRLMSLLSFSASFQNLKVLNICSYHGLVMKLITPSMAKSLVQLREMSIHYIETFTEIVEYEGDATTMDIVFDNLNKLSLTNLENLICFCSGNYSFSFPSLERLIIERCPNMKIFSPGSLSTPKLHNVYYEKKL; encoded by the exons ATGCCAAAGCTTAAAGTATTGAATTTATTTGGACTACAACAATCTTCATTGCCATCATCAATTGATCTTCTGAGGAACCTTCAAACTTTATGTTTAGATTATAGCAAAGTTAAAGATTTTACTATCATTGGAAGGCTAAAGACGCTAAAAGTTCTTAGCTTGCAAAATTCAGTTATTGAGGAGTTTCCTATAGAAATGAGTCAATTGACTCAACTAAGGTTGTTAGATTTAAGCAATTGTTGGAAGTTGGAAGGTATGCCTACAAATGTGATATCGCAATTATCCCAAttggaagatttttttttgaaggGATGCCCTATTAAGTGGAAATATGAAGAACTCGCAGAATTGAAACTCTTGTCCAAACTCACCAGTTTAGAATTGGATATTAAAGATAACAATGTGTTGCCTAGAGACTTCTTTTCCAAAGAGCTTAAAAGGTACAAAATATCAGTAGGAGATTGGTTTTTCCGATATCCAATAAAGAGCAACCTAGTTGAGAATTTAaggattttaaaatttcaatctaATTCTACTGTCTCCCTAGAAGAAATATGCGGAATCAAGAAAGTTGAAGTCTTATGCATAGCCAAATCTTCAAATGATGCAAAGGATCTTGATGAAACGCTAATGAGGCCATTATTTAATGAGAAG ATCAATTCTAATTTGAAGGTATTTGAATGGATTGATGGTAGGGAAAAGAGAAGGATTTGTTGGCAAAGTCAATCTAAAACTCTTACAATATGCAACACAAATATTCCAATTGGACTCCTTAAGAGATTTTACAATCTGAAAAAGCTTGAactatttgaaattcaaaacaaagaaattaaaggCCTATTTGATCTGAGAGATCTTGAAGTTCTACATGTACTTTCCTGTCATAGATTGATGAGTCTACTCTCATTCTCAGCTTCTTTCCAGAATCTTAAAGTTCTAAATATATGTTCTTACCACGGCTTGGTGATGAAGTTGATAACACCGTCAATGGCTAAAAGTTTGGTGCAGTTGAGGGAAATGAGTATACACTATATTGAAACATTCACTGAAATAGTAGAATATGAGGGAGATGCAACGACAATGGACATTGTTTTTGACAATTTAAACAAGTTGTCACTCACAAATTTAGAAAATCTCATATGCTTTTGTTCCGGAAATTACTCTTTTAGTTTTCCATCTCTGGAAAGGTTAATTATAGAAAGATGCCCCAATATGAAGATTTTCTCTCCAGGAAGCTTAAGCACACCAAAGTTACACAATGTCTATTATGAGAAGAAGCTGTAG